One Solanum pennellii chromosome 10, SPENNV200 genomic region harbors:
- the LOC114073914 gene encoding cysteine-rich receptor-like protein kinase 15 has protein sequence MANGSLDSFVFDQTRRKQLGWSKFFQIIDGIARGLLYLHQDSRLQIMHRDLKASNVLLDAELNLKISDSGLGEPFKEISAETTRKGGYMAPEYALMSSVSAWRMWMEGTPLALVDSSLEDTRSYV, from the exons ATGGCTAATGGGAGCTTGgattcttttgtttttg ATCAAACAAGGCGTAAACAATTGGGCTGGTCAAAGTTCTTCCAGATCATCGATGGAATTGCACGTGGGCTTCTCTACCTTCATCAGGATTCGAGATTGCAAATTATGCACAGAGATCTGAAAGCAAGTAATGTGTTGCTTGATGCTGAGCTGAACCTAAAGATTTCCGACTCTGGTTTGGGAGAACCTTTCAAGGAGATCAGTGCGGAGACAACACGGAAAGG TGGCTATATGGCTCCGGAATATGCGCTGATGTCTTCAGTTTCG GCATGGAGAATGTGGatggaagggacacccctcgcGTTAGTTGATTCCTCGTTAGAGGACACACGATCTTATGTTTGA
- the LOC107002379 gene encoding transcription factor bHLH123-like yields the protein MAEEFQLGGGNWWENNTSTSSRNRFDSSGSSITPTTSTSATTTDYSSNWPIQTNHVDIKPRTFLDSVSVSQSSDHDDKGEGGGGGGGGVLSSHDSNFQIMGLGLTSQPHDWNHQSLLNYEDSSSQMNIRGFSLDQNNSIFSHSSNYEVTDNHQVLHSSTTNSWSKFPQFLRASPSPEQPPLPPPARPLPPPHSQLHFSNNTPFWNASAASMNDVPSSLFPSNLHNIPNNTTIDEKAKNMGDVRDINRIISKKTTTTETSNKRPRNETSTPSPTIKVRKEKMGDRITALQQLVSPFGKTDTASVLSEAIEYIKFLHDQIGALSAPYMKSGASMQHLQSDNKSEDIGEGRSKDLRSRGLCLVPISSIFPVTHETNVDLWTPTFGSTFR from the exons ATGGCGGAAGAATTTCAACTAGGGGGAGGGAATTGGTGGGAAAATAATACGTCCACATCATCAAGGAATAGGTTCGATAGTAGTGGTTCATCCATTACACCTACAACTTCCACATCGGCCACTACTACTGACTATAGTAGTAATTGGCCGATACAAACTAATCATGTGGACATCAAACCTAGGACTTTCTTGGATTCTGTGTCGGTGTCTCAATCTTCCGATCATGATGATAAGGgtgaaggaggaggaggaggtggCGGCGGCGTTTTATCTTCTCATGATTCAAATTTCCAAATTATGGGTTTGGGCCTTACTTCTCAACCACATGATTGGAACCACCAATCTTTATT GAATTATGAGGATTCTTCGTCACAAATGAATATTAGGGGTTTTTCGTTAGatcaaaataattcaatatttagTCATTCATCAAATTACGAAGTAACTGATAATCATCAAGTGTTGCATTCGTCTACGACGAATTCTTGGTCTAAATTTCCTCAATTTCTCCGAGCATCACCTTCGCCGGAGCAGCCTCCATTGCCGCCACCGGCGCGGCCGTTGCCGCCACCTCACAGCCAGCTGCATTTCTCAAATAATACTCCATTTTGGAATGCAAGTGCAGCTTCCATGAATGATGTTCCTTCAAGTTTATTTCCTTCTAATTTGCATAATATTCCTAATAACACAACAATTGATGAGAAAGCAAAG AATATGGGAGATGTTAGAGATATAAATAGAATTATATCAAAGAAAACCACCACTACTGAAACATCAAATAAAAGGCCAAGGAATGAAACTTCAACTCCTTCTCCGACAATTAAG gtgagaaaagagaaaatggGAGACAGAATCACTGCACTTCAACAATTAGTCTCACCTTTTGGAAAG ACAGATACAGCTTCTGTATTATCAGAAGCAATTGAGTATATAAAGTTCCTCCATGATCAAATTGGT GCATTAAGCGCCCCATATATGAAAAGTGGAGCATCCATGCAACATCTTCAg AGTGATAATAAATCCGAAGATATTGGAGAAGGAAGAAGTAAAGATTTGAGAAGTCGAGGGTTATGTTTGGTACCAATTTCAAGTATTTTTCCAGTAACTCATGAGACTAATGTTGATTTATGGACACCTACTTTTGGATCAActtttagataa
- the LOC107002789 gene encoding calcium-binding protein KRP1-like isoform X1: MATSRKSNFNDFLPLMAEKLGGDGLIGELCKGFQLLMDRDKGVITFESLKKNSALLGLQDLSDDDLKGMVKEGDFDGDGALNQMEFCVLMFRLSPELMEESQFLLDEALHQEFNFSLALITLLMHCYLE, encoded by the exons atggCTACTTCAAGAAAATccaattttaatgattttttgcCTCTTATGGCTGAAAAACTTGGTGGGGATGGTTTAATTGGTGAGCTGTGTAAAGGGTTTCAGCTATTGATGGATAGGGATAAAGGGGTTATCACATTTGAGAGTTTAAAGAAGAATTCAGCTTTGTTAGGGTTACAAGATTTGAGTGATGATGATCTTAAGGGTATGGTTAAAGAAGGGGATTTTGATGGTGATGGAGCTTTGAATCAGATGGAATTTTGTGTTTTGATGTTCAGATTAAGTCCTGAGTTGATGGAGGAATCTCAGTTTTTGTTAGATGAAGCTCTTCATCAAGAATTCAACTTTTCATT AGCTTTGATTACCCTTCTGATGCACTGTTATCTGGAATGA
- the LOC107032002 gene encoding probable NAD(P)H dehydrogenase (quinone) FQR1-like 1 gives MNLKRELWFYNSCSQIFNSKSKMATKIYIVYYSTYGHVEKLAEEIKKGAASVEGVEAKLWQVPETLSEEVLAKMSAPPKSDVPIITPQELAEADGFVFGFPTRFGMMSAQFKAFLDATGGLWRTQQLAGKPAGIFYSTGSQGGGQETTPLTAITQLVHHGMIFVPIGYTFGAGMFEMENVKGGSPYGAGTFAGDGSRQPSELELQQAHHQGKYIAAIAKKLKGAA, from the exons atgaacttAAAAAGAGAGTTGTGGTTCTACAACTCTTGCTCTCAAATCTTCAATTCCAAATCGAAAATGGCTACCAAAATTTACATAGT ATATTATTCAACGTATGGGCATGTGGAGAAACTAGCAGAAGAGATAAAGAAAGGGGCAGCATCTGTTGAAGGAGTTGAAGCTAAATTGTGGCAA GTACCTGAAACGTTGTCAGAAGAGGTGCTAGCGAAAATGAGTGCACCTCCAAAGAGTGATGTGCCTATAATAACACCACAAGAACTTGCTGAAGCTGATGGTTTCGTTTTTGGATTCCCTACAAGGTTCGGAATGATGTCCGCTCAGTTCAAAGCATTCCTTGATGCAACTGGAGGTCTATGGAGAACACAACAACTAGCTGGCAAGCCTGCAGGCATATTCTATAGCACTGGATCCCAAGGCGGTGGACAAGAAACAACACC GTTGACTGCTATAACTCAGCTTGTTCACCATGGAATGATATTTGTACCCATCGGATACACATTCGGTGCTGGCATGTTTGAAATGGAAAACGTGAAAGGAGGAAGTCCATATGGAGCTGGAACATTCGCTGGTGATGGCTCGAGACAGCCATCTGAGCTTGAATTGCAGCAGGCACATCACCAAGGTAAATACATCGCTGCCATCGCCAAGAAACTCAAGGGTGCTGCCTAA
- the LOC107002789 gene encoding calcium-binding protein KRP1-like isoform X2, with translation MATSRKSNFNDFLPLMAEKLGGDGLIGELCKGFQLLMDRDKGVITFESLKKNSALLGLQDLSDDDLKGMVKEGDFDGDGALNQMEFCVLMFRLSPELMEESQFLLDEALHQEFNFSFF, from the exons atggCTACTTCAAGAAAATccaattttaatgattttttgcCTCTTATGGCTGAAAAACTTGGTGGGGATGGTTTAATTGGTGAGCTGTGTAAAGGGTTTCAGCTATTGATGGATAGGGATAAAGGGGTTATCACATTTGAGAGTTTAAAGAAGAATTCAGCTTTGTTAGGGTTACAAGATTTGAGTGATGATGATCTTAAGGGTATGGTTAAAGAAGGGGATTTTGATGGTGATGGAGCTTTGAATCAGATGGAATTTTGTGTTTTGATGTTCAGATTAAGTCCTGAGTTGATGGAGGAATCTCAGTTTTTGTTAGATGAAGCTCTTCATCAAGAATTCAACTTTTCATT CTTTTAG